Proteins from a genomic interval of Desulfuromonas thiophila:
- the purE gene encoding 5-(carboxyamino)imidazole ribonucleotide mutase — protein sequence MEQVQVGILMGSDSDYPVMAEAAKALREFGIGFEMLVSSAHRSPKRTAEYAASAAGRGIRVLIVGAGAAAHLAGVVAAEATLPVVAVPIDSSALKGLDALLATVQMPAGIPVASMAIGKAGARNAGLFAVQILATTDAALAERLRQARNDMAAAVAHKSEQLQQRLATDGLL from the coding sequence ATGGAACAGGTACAGGTCGGTATTCTGATGGGCAGTGATTCCGATTATCCGGTCATGGCCGAGGCGGCCAAGGCCCTGCGCGAATTCGGCATCGGTTTTGAGATGCTGGTTTCCAGTGCTCACCGTTCGCCCAAACGGACGGCGGAATATGCCGCCAGTGCCGCCGGTCGCGGTATCCGGGTACTGATTGTTGGTGCCGGTGCCGCCGCCCATCTTGCCGGTGTGGTCGCTGCCGAGGCAACCCTGCCAGTGGTGGCCGTGCCGATCGACAGTTCGGCCCTCAAGGGGCTCGATGCGCTGCTGGCCACGGTGCAGATGCCAGCCGGCATTCCGGTTGCCAGCATGGCCATCGGCAAGGCCGGGGCGCGCAATGCCGGCCTGTTTGCCGTGCAGATCCTGGCGACCACCGATGCGGCGCTGGCTGAACGACTGCGCCAGGCCCGCAACGATATGGCGGCGGCGGTGGCGCACAAGAGCGAGCAGTTACAGCAGCGTCTTGCCACGGACGGGCTGTTGTGA
- a CDS encoding tRNA1(Val) (adenine(37)-N6)-methyltransferase, with product MEQGQQPEAPETLLAADETLDSVQDAGLRLIQPRQGYRFSFDPLVLCDFARLDGVQHLLDLGCGCGLMALLAARRQPALRVTAIEVQPAQADRARRNVCLNGLESQVRVVCGDVRQWAPTARQSCDLVLCNPPFRPAQAGRQALDAERRAARHEQHGTLAELLSAAGQVLSHGGRCALVHLAERLTDVLEAMRRARLEPKRLRLVHSRAGQDACLVLVEGRKGSRPGLRVQSPLLLQDEEI from the coding sequence ATGGAGCAGGGACAGCAACCGGAAGCGCCGGAGACTCTGCTGGCCGCCGATGAAACCCTCGACAGCGTACAGGACGCCGGCCTGCGGCTGATCCAGCCCCGCCAGGGGTACCGCTTTTCCTTCGATCCGCTGGTGCTGTGTGATTTTGCCCGGCTTGATGGGGTACAGCATCTGCTTGACTTAGGCTGCGGCTGCGGTCTGATGGCTCTGCTGGCGGCGCGGCGCCAGCCTGCGCTGCGGGTGACCGCCATCGAGGTGCAGCCTGCCCAGGCAGACCGGGCACGGCGCAATGTCTGTCTCAATGGTCTGGAATCGCAGGTGCGGGTGGTCTGTGGCGATGTGCGGCAGTGGGCGCCGACGGCGCGGCAGAGCTGTGACCTGGTGCTGTGCAATCCGCCCTTCAGGCCGGCACAGGCCGGTCGTCAAGCCCTGGACGCCGAGCGCCGCGCGGCCCGTCACGAACAACATGGCACCCTGGCTGAACTGCTGAGTGCTGCAGGTCAGGTGCTGAGCCATGGCGGCCGCTGTGCGCTGGTGCATCTGGCCGAACGCCTGACCGACGTGCTGGAAGCCATGCGTCGGGCCCGGCTGGAGCCCAAACGCTTGCGACTGGTGCACAGTCGTGCCGGCCAGGATGCCTGTCTGGTGCTGGTGGAGGGGCGTAAGGGCAGCCGTCCGGGGCTGAGGGTGCAGTCACCGTTGCTGCTGCAGGATGAAGAAATCTAG
- the purH gene encoding bifunctional phosphoribosylaminoimidazolecarboxamide formyltransferase/IMP cyclohydrolase, whose product MATIKRALISLSDKTGIVDFARELVGFGVEILSTGGTASLLRQAGLPVKDVSEYTGYPEMLDGRVKTLHPKVHGGLLGLRDNPAHVAKMAEHDIQPIDMVVVNLYPFEATVAKDDCTLVDAIENIDIGGPTMLRSAAKNNRFVTVVVDPADYAVVLDEMRASNGAVSESTNFGLAVKVYQHTAAYDGAISNWLGRRLEEGCVAEFPPALTLQFQQSQIMRYGENPHQKAAFYVEKNVAEASIATARQLQGKELSYNNIGDTDAALECVKQFGEGPACVIVKHANPCGVAVGATILEAYERAFSTDPESAFGGIIAFNRELDGATAKAICDKQFVEVIIAPVVSAEAVEIVKTKKNVRLLECGQWPAQPADRLEYKRVNGGLLVQDADHALYEELKVVTKRQPTEQEMKDLLFTWRVAKFVKSNAIVYGKENMTIGVGAGQMSRINSARIAAIKAEHAGLEVQGSAMASDAFFPFRDGLDNAAAVGVTAVIQPGGSIRDEEVIAAADEHGIAMVFTGMRHFRH is encoded by the coding sequence ATGGCCACCATCAAACGTGCCCTGATCAGTCTGTCCGACAAGACCGGTATTGTCGATTTTGCCCGTGAACTGGTAGGTTTCGGTGTTGAGATTCTCTCGACCGGCGGTACCGCGAGCCTGCTGCGCCAGGCCGGTCTGCCGGTCAAGGACGTTTCCGAATACACCGGCTATCCTGAAATGCTCGATGGCCGGGTGAAAACCCTGCATCCCAAAGTTCACGGCGGCCTGCTTGGCCTGCGTGACAATCCGGCGCATGTGGCGAAAATGGCGGAGCATGACATCCAGCCCATCGACATGGTGGTGGTGAATCTGTATCCGTTTGAAGCCACGGTGGCCAAGGATGACTGCACCCTGGTGGACGCCATCGAAAATATCGACATCGGCGGTCCGACCATGCTGCGCAGCGCGGCCAAGAACAACCGTTTTGTTACCGTGGTGGTTGATCCGGCCGACTATGCCGTGGTGCTCGACGAGATGCGCGCCAGCAACGGCGCCGTGAGCGAGTCGACCAACTTCGGTCTGGCTGTAAAGGTCTATCAGCATACGGCGGCCTATGATGGCGCCATTTCCAACTGGCTCGGCCGGCGGCTGGAAGAGGGCTGCGTGGCCGAGTTCCCCCCCGCGCTGACGCTGCAGTTTCAGCAGAGCCAGATCATGCGTTACGGCGAAAACCCGCACCAGAAGGCCGCCTTCTATGTGGAGAAGAATGTCGCCGAGGCCTCCATTGCTACGGCCAGACAGCTGCAGGGCAAGGAGTTGTCCTATAATAATATCGGCGATACCGATGCGGCGCTGGAGTGCGTCAAGCAGTTTGGCGAGGGCCCGGCCTGCGTCATTGTCAAGCACGCCAATCCCTGCGGCGTGGCGGTGGGCGCTACGATTCTGGAAGCCTATGAGCGCGCGTTCAGCACCGATCCCGAGTCGGCCTTCGGCGGTATTATCGCGTTTAACCGCGAGCTCGATGGCGCGACGGCCAAAGCCATTTGTGACAAGCAGTTCGTTGAGGTGATTATTGCGCCGGTGGTCAGTGCCGAGGCGGTAGAGATCGTCAAGACCAAGAAAAACGTGCGCCTGCTCGAGTGTGGCCAGTGGCCCGCCCAGCCGGCGGATCGTTTGGAATACAAGCGGGTCAATGGTGGTCTGCTGGTGCAGGATGCCGACCATGCCCTGTATGAGGAGTTGAAGGTCGTGACCAAGCGCCAACCGACGGAGCAGGAGATGAAGGATCTTCTCTTCACCTGGCGGGTGGCCAAATTCGTCAAGTCCAACGCCATCGTCTACGGCAAGGAGAATATGACCATCGGTGTTGGTGCCGGTCAGATGAGCCGCATCAATTCGGCACGTATCGCCGCGATCAAGGCAGAGCACGCCGGACTCGAAGTTCAGGGCTCGGCCATGGCCTCGGATGCCTTTTTCCCGTTCCGTGACGGACTCGATAACGCAGCGGCTGTAGGCGTGACGGCGGTCATCCAGCCCGGCGGGTCGATTCGTGATGAGGAAGTGATTGCGGCCGCTGATGAGCACGGTATTGCCATGGTGTTTACCGGCATGCGTCACTTCCGTCATTAA
- the resB gene encoding cytochrome c biogenesis protein ResB, whose amino-acid sequence MAAIWDFFCSLKLSIFTLIVLAITSIIGTVIQQNRPAEEYLRFFSEKTYHLLNSLQFFDMYHSWWFIGLLILFSINLVCCSIKRLPRVWKLVRHPQLTPSEALLKSFSNVDEQLVTGSLAEVRQRMEAFVAREFAPPVCNSGEAGLYLYADKSRYARLGVYVTHLSILIIFIGAIIGNLFGYKAFVNIPEGGSVDQVWLRSGGVADLGFSVTCEDFSVSFYDNSQRPKEYRSLLTIKDGGEVVIDKRPVIVNDPLSYKGITFYQSSYGPAGGEVLSVKVKLRGTDKAQAYALQRGERALLPDDTRIQLVDFTPSFRNFGPAARLQVQPASAEAFSVTLFKNFPDFDDQRGGEHIFTLEDFEQKYYTGLQATKDPGVWVVWLGCTLLVLGSLVAFFLSHRRLWVVLSEKQGKVRVRLVGSAHRNQPAFELYFDRLKEAFRKELA is encoded by the coding sequence GTGGCAGCCATCTGGGATTTTTTCTGCTCCCTCAAGCTGTCGATCTTTACCCTCATCGTTCTGGCGATCACCTCGATTATCGGTACGGTGATCCAGCAGAACCGGCCGGCCGAAGAATACTTGCGGTTCTTCAGCGAAAAAACCTACCACCTGCTCAACAGTCTGCAATTCTTCGACATGTACCATTCCTGGTGGTTCATCGGCCTGCTGATTCTGTTCAGTATCAATCTGGTGTGCTGTTCCATCAAGCGGCTGCCGCGCGTGTGGAAGCTGGTACGCCACCCCCAGCTGACGCCGAGTGAGGCGTTGCTGAAAAGCTTTTCCAATGTCGATGAACAACTGGTCACGGGCAGCCTTGCCGAGGTGCGCCAGCGCATGGAGGCTTTTGTGGCCCGCGAATTCGCCCCGCCGGTGTGCAACAGCGGCGAGGCCGGTCTCTATCTTTATGCCGACAAGTCGCGCTACGCCCGTTTGGGGGTTTATGTCACTCATCTGTCGATCCTGATTATCTTTATCGGTGCCATCATTGGCAACCTGTTCGGCTACAAGGCTTTTGTCAACATTCCTGAAGGTGGCAGCGTCGATCAGGTTTGGCTGCGCAGTGGCGGGGTGGCCGATCTGGGGTTCTCGGTGACCTGTGAGGATTTCAGTGTCAGCTTCTACGACAACTCACAGCGGCCGAAAGAATATCGCAGCCTGTTGACCATCAAGGATGGCGGTGAGGTGGTGATCGACAAACGGCCGGTTATTGTCAACGATCCGTTGAGCTACAAGGGCATCACTTTTTATCAGTCGAGCTATGGGCCGGCCGGTGGCGAGGTGCTGTCTGTCAAGGTGAAGCTGCGCGGTACCGACAAGGCCCAGGCCTATGCGTTGCAACGGGGAGAGCGGGCATTGCTGCCCGATGATACCCGTATCCAGCTGGTTGATTTTACGCCTTCGTTTCGCAATTTCGGTCCGGCGGCCAGGTTGCAGGTGCAGCCCGCCAGTGCAGAGGCGTTTTCCGTAACCCTGTTCAAGAACTTCCCGGATTTTGACGACCAGCGGGGTGGTGAGCATATCTTCACGCTGGAGGATTTCGAACAGAAATACTATACCGGGCTGCAGGCGACCAAGGACCCCGGTGTCTGGGTGGTGTGGCTGGGCTGCACCCTGCTGGTGCTGGGCAGCCTGGTGGCCTTTTTCCTGTCGCACCGCCGCCTGTGGGTGGTGCTGAGCGAGAAGCAGGGCAAGGTGCGGGTACGGCTGGTGGGCTCGGCCCATCGTAACCAGCCAGCCTTCGAGCTGTATTTCGATCGTCTCAAGGAAGCCTTTCGCAAGGAGCTGGCCTAG
- the purD gene encoding phosphoribosylamine--glycine ligase gives MKILVVGGGGREHALVWKIAQSPLVETLYCAPGNPGIAELAELVPLNVEDVDGLCAFALEKGIDLTVVGPELPLTLGIADRFKAAGLTIFGPSQAAAQIEGSKGFSKDLMAKYGIPTAAYARFSERDQAVAYVKAQGAPIVIKADGLAAGKGVILAQTLEEAVQAIDEILVDGVFGEAGKSLVIEEFLYGEEASFFAFTDGKNILPLASAQDHKQIFDGDKGPNTGGMGAYSPAPVVTDALYQRIVDEVVQPTIDGMAAEGCPYCGILFVGLMIDGEKIRVLEYNARFGDPEAQPLLSRMKSDLVPILRDCARGELTTRALEWHEGAAVCVVLAAAGYPASVRKGDAISGLTAANALEGVQVFQAGTALCEGQLVTAGGRVLGVVGRAADVPAAIERAYAGVAQIRFDGAQWRRDIGQKALRRLQSS, from the coding sequence ATGAAGATACTGGTTGTCGGTGGTGGCGGACGCGAACACGCACTGGTGTGGAAGATTGCCCAGTCCCCCCTGGTTGAAACCCTCTACTGCGCGCCGGGCAATCCCGGCATCGCTGAGTTGGCCGAACTGGTGCCGCTGAATGTTGAGGATGTGGACGGCCTGTGCGCTTTTGCCTTGGAGAAGGGGATCGACCTTACCGTGGTTGGGCCGGAGTTGCCGCTGACGCTGGGCATTGCCGATCGCTTCAAGGCAGCAGGGCTGACTATTTTCGGTCCCAGCCAGGCTGCCGCCCAGATCGAGGGCAGCAAGGGGTTTTCCAAGGACCTGATGGCCAAGTACGGCATTCCGACGGCGGCCTATGCCCGCTTCAGCGAGCGCGATCAGGCGGTGGCCTATGTGAAGGCGCAGGGCGCCCCCATCGTCATCAAGGCCGATGGCCTGGCCGCCGGCAAGGGTGTAATTCTGGCGCAGACGCTGGAGGAGGCTGTTCAGGCCATTGATGAAATTCTGGTCGACGGTGTCTTCGGCGAAGCCGGCAAGTCGCTGGTGATTGAGGAGTTTCTCTACGGCGAGGAAGCCTCTTTCTTTGCCTTTACCGACGGCAAGAATATTCTGCCGCTGGCTTCGGCGCAGGATCACAAGCAGATTTTCGATGGCGACAAGGGCCCCAATACCGGTGGCATGGGCGCTTATTCGCCGGCGCCGGTGGTTACGGACGCACTGTATCAGCGGATTGTTGACGAGGTGGTGCAGCCGACCATCGACGGCATGGCGGCTGAAGGTTGTCCCTACTGTGGCATCCTGTTTGTTGGTCTGATGATCGATGGCGAGAAGATCCGGGTGCTGGAATACAATGCCCGCTTCGGTGATCCCGAGGCCCAGCCCCTGCTCAGCCGCATGAAGTCCGACCTGGTGCCGATATTGCGCGACTGCGCCCGTGGCGAATTGACCACCAGGGCGCTGGAATGGCATGAGGGCGCGGCGGTCTGTGTGGTGCTGGCGGCGGCCGGTTATCCGGCCAGTGTCCGTAAGGGCGATGCGATCAGCGGCCTGACGGCGGCCAACGCCCTTGAGGGTGTGCAGGTGTTTCAGGCCGGCACCGCTCTGTGCGAGGGCCAGCTGGTGACAGCCGGTGGCCGGGTGCTGGGGGTCGTCGGCCGTGCCGCCGATGTGCCGGCAGCCATTGAGCGGGCTTACGCAGGCGTGGCGCAGATCCGGTTCGATGGTGCTCAATGGCGGCGTGATATCGGCCAGAAAGCCTTGCGGCGCCTGCAATCGTCTTGA
- a CDS encoding DUF3343 domain-containing protein, translating to MRMVGPDQCLLVFDSLHRVMRAEQLLQERFSVLLVPLPRVLSSDCGMALRILAAEGPAIAASLQQAELMDYRCYQPTATGFAVVDLPAQES from the coding sequence ATGCGCATGGTCGGGCCGGATCAGTGTCTGCTGGTGTTTGATTCCCTGCACCGCGTCATGCGGGCCGAGCAGCTGCTGCAGGAGCGTTTCAGCGTGTTGCTGGTGCCACTGCCGCGGGTGTTGTCGTCCGATTGCGGCATGGCACTGCGTATCCTGGCGGCTGAGGGGCCGGCCATCGCCGCCAGCCTGCAACAGGCGGAGCTGATGGACTATCGTTGCTACCAGCCGACGGCGACAGGTTTCGCCGTTGTCGATCTGCCGGCGCAAGAATCTTGA
- the rimM gene encoding ribosome maturation factor RimM (Essential for efficient processing of 16S rRNA) — translation MNGIELRNDAGPLFRVGVVVATHGLRGDLRVRPATAGSLALADARELTVLLPSGERCLRTARRVSPHGASLLLALEGCSHIDQAQAYVGAELYMAQADLATPEDGSLYWHQLEGLRVIDRRLGVVGTLESLLETPGHDLYVVQGPYGEVLLPAVAAMIEAIDLEAGEMRVNLPEGLIGLND, via the coding sequence GTGAACGGGATCGAATTGCGTAACGATGCCGGCCCGTTGTTCCGGGTTGGCGTGGTCGTGGCAACCCATGGTCTGCGCGGTGACTTGCGTGTGCGGCCGGCCACGGCCGGTTCACTGGCGCTGGCCGATGCCCGCGAACTGACCGTGCTGCTGCCGTCGGGCGAGCGCTGTCTCCGCACGGCGCGACGGGTGAGTCCCCATGGTGCCTCGCTGTTGCTGGCACTGGAGGGCTGTAGCCATATCGACCAGGCTCAGGCCTACGTCGGCGCTGAGCTGTACATGGCCCAGGCCGATCTGGCGACGCCGGAGGATGGCAGCCTGTACTGGCATCAGTTAGAGGGCCTGCGGGTCATCGACCGGCGGTTGGGCGTGGTCGGTACCCTGGAATCGTTACTGGAAACACCGGGACATGATCTGTATGTCGTCCAGGGCCCCTATGGCGAGGTGTTGCTGCCCGCTGTTGCGGCCATGATTGAAGCGATCGATCTTGAAGCTGGCGAAATGCGGGTCAATCTGCCGGAGGGGCTGATCGGACTCAATGACTGA
- the ffh gene encoding signal recognition particle protein produces the protein MFDQLSDKFDAVFKKLRGQGRLTEAHVTEALREVRLVLLEADVNFKVVKDFVAAVQQRAVGSDVLKSLTPAQQVIKIVRDELGRLMGEGEDNALDLAASPPVAIMLCGLQGAGKTTSCGKLALRLRKDKRQPLLVPADVYRPAAIEQLKTLGRQLDIPVFDSAADADPVDICRQAQDYARNHGFDTLILDTAGRLHIDDTLMDELVRIRMALSPREILFVADAMTGQDVVNVVEQFDARLDLSGVILTKLDGDARGGAALSVRAVTGKPIKFVGLGEKMDALEVFHADRMAQRILGMGDVLSLIEKAEAAIDKDEAARMEKKMRQDGFTLETFRDQLQMVKKMGSMESLLKMIPGVGQAMKKAGGMQLPDKELKKIEAIIGSMTPLERQNHKLINGSRRLRIAKGSGTRIQDVNQLLKRFTEAQKMMKKMQQLGPKGLKGLMGRGGMPF, from the coding sequence ATGTTCGACCAACTCAGTGATAAGTTTGATGCCGTCTTCAAAAAGTTGCGCGGTCAGGGGCGCCTGACCGAAGCCCATGTGACCGAAGCCCTGCGCGAGGTGCGCCTGGTGCTGCTTGAGGCCGACGTCAATTTCAAGGTCGTCAAGGATTTTGTCGCGGCGGTGCAGCAGCGTGCCGTTGGTAGCGATGTGCTGAAAAGCCTGACGCCGGCTCAGCAGGTGATCAAGATCGTGCGCGACGAGCTTGGCCGGCTGATGGGTGAAGGTGAGGATAATGCCCTTGACCTGGCCGCCAGCCCGCCGGTCGCCATCATGCTCTGTGGCCTGCAGGGCGCTGGCAAGACCACCAGCTGCGGCAAGCTGGCCCTGCGTCTGCGCAAGGACAAGCGCCAGCCGCTGCTGGTGCCGGCCGACGTCTACCGGCCGGCGGCGATTGAGCAACTCAAGACCCTCGGTCGGCAGCTGGACATCCCGGTGTTCGACAGCGCTGCCGACGCTGATCCGGTGGATATCTGCCGTCAGGCCCAGGACTATGCCCGCAACCACGGTTTTGACACGCTGATTCTCGATACTGCCGGCCGCCTGCACATTGACGACACGCTGATGGATGAGTTGGTGCGCATCCGCATGGCACTGAGTCCGCGTGAAATCCTGTTCGTGGCGGATGCCATGACCGGCCAGGACGTGGTCAATGTGGTCGAGCAGTTCGATGCCCGGCTTGACCTCAGCGGCGTGATTCTGACCAAGCTCGATGGCGATGCCCGTGGTGGTGCCGCCCTGTCGGTGCGGGCGGTGACCGGCAAGCCGATCAAGTTTGTCGGTCTGGGCGAGAAAATGGATGCCCTGGAGGTGTTCCACGCCGACCGCATGGCCCAGCGCATTCTTGGCATGGGCGACGTGCTGTCGCTGATCGAAAAGGCTGAGGCTGCCATCGACAAAGATGAAGCCGCGCGCATGGAAAAAAAGATGCGCCAGGACGGCTTCACTCTGGAGACCTTTCGCGATCAGTTACAGATGGTGAAAAAGATGGGCTCGATGGAATCGTTGCTCAAGATGATTCCCGGTGTCGGCCAGGCCATGAAGAAGGCGGGCGGCATGCAGCTGCCCGACAAGGAACTGAAGAAAATCGAAGCCATCATCGGCTCCATGACGCCGCTTGAGCGGCAGAATCACAAGCTGATCAATGGTTCGCGCCGTCTGCGCATCGCCAAGGGCAGTGGTACCCGCATCCAGGATGTCAACCAGTTGCTCAAGCGTTTTACCGAGGCGCAGAAGATGATGAAGAAAATGCAGCAGCTCGGTCCCAAGGGTCTCAAGGGCCTGATGGGGCGGGGCGGCATGCCGTTTTAG
- the ccsB gene encoding c-type cytochrome biogenesis protein CcsB: protein MQSGQLFNLVTVGYFASMVLFIAFLALRSSLIARLATWIAVAGFLLQTGAIGLRWYETYQIPGGAGYAPMSNLYESVVFFSWTILLIYLLIDLKYRQPAVGAFVLPFAFLAMTWAQLRLDSTISPLVPALQSNWLTYHVITCFLGYAAFAVACGVSIMYLIKVAKEKDGGRGPAGGIVGQFPSAKVLDDLNYKAIMIGFPLLSLGIITGAAWANYAWGTYWSWDPKETWSLIVWFIYAAFLHARITRGWAGRRAAVLSIVGFAATIFCYLGVNLLLAGLHSYGS, encoded by the coding sequence ATGCAAAGCGGACAGTTGTTCAATCTGGTGACCGTCGGGTATTTCGCCTCCATGGTACTGTTCATAGCCTTTCTGGCGCTGCGCAGCTCGCTGATTGCGCGGTTGGCGACCTGGATTGCCGTGGCTGGTTTTCTTCTGCAGACCGGCGCCATTGGCTTGCGCTGGTATGAAACCTATCAGATCCCTGGAGGTGCCGGTTATGCACCCATGTCGAATCTGTATGAATCGGTGGTGTTCTTTTCCTGGACCATTCTGCTGATTTATCTGCTGATCGATCTGAAATACCGCCAGCCCGCAGTGGGTGCTTTCGTGCTGCCCTTCGCTTTTCTGGCGATGACCTGGGCCCAGCTGCGGCTGGATTCCACCATCTCGCCGCTGGTGCCGGCCCTGCAGAGTAACTGGCTGACCTATCATGTCATTACCTGTTTTCTTGGCTATGCCGCCTTTGCCGTGGCCTGTGGCGTGTCGATCATGTACCTGATCAAGGTGGCCAAGGAAAAGGATGGCGGCAGAGGCCCGGCCGGCGGAATTGTCGGCCAGTTTCCCAGCGCCAAGGTGCTTGACGATCTTAACTACAAGGCCATCATGATTGGTTTTCCCCTGCTGTCGCTGGGGATCATTACCGGCGCAGCCTGGGCCAATTACGCTTGGGGAACCTACTGGAGCTGGGACCCGAAGGAAACCTGGAGCCTGATCGTCTGGTTTATCTACGCCGCCTTTCTGCATGCCCGAATTACCCGTGGCTGGGCTGGCCGGCGGGCGGCGGTGCTGTCGATCGTTGGCTTCGCCGCTACCATCTTCTGCTATCTGGGCGTCAACCTGCTGCTGGCCGGTCTGCATTCCTACGGTTCCTAG
- a CDS encoding ASKHA domain-containing protein, which produces MTASPALQLLIDLGTTRLAGRLLDAQGALLAEAGLDNPQFVHGTDVIRRLQAATEGAAAELQQQALQAVTQLTAELLRQAGQPLAAVRQGLLAANPAMITLLRGQPVTGLLRPPYRPPSLDGVWLHEAGLPPLYLLPAVSGFVGGDLLAYVYGQLPLVGPTLLIDVGTNGEMALWDGQAWWCSSVAAGPTFEGAHLACGMRAEAGAVYDVAVEEDRLRLRVIGDGLPRGLCGSGLTAAIGAAVAAGLVGADGGLRPAAAIDSNLARYLCQDAGQPALCLYRDARCQLLIRQEEIRQFQLAKGALHAGAECLLERAGLAPPALERVLLSGALGQALAPQTLKNVALLPEYMIKKVRFVGAGVLVGLGRLAVRPEGLAELDALRRAMRPYPLSGTPAFEQAFLAALDFASGPA; this is translated from the coding sequence GTGACGGCGTCGCCCGCATTGCAGCTGCTGATCGATCTGGGAACAACCCGCCTTGCCGGCCGTCTGCTCGATGCCCAGGGGGCCTTGCTGGCCGAGGCCGGTCTGGATAACCCGCAGTTTGTTCATGGCACGGATGTGATTCGCCGCTTGCAGGCTGCGACCGAGGGCGCGGCGGCGGAGCTGCAGCAGCAGGCACTGCAGGCCGTGACGCAGCTGACCGCCGAGCTGCTGAGACAGGCGGGACAGCCGCTGGCGGCGGTGCGGCAGGGCCTGCTGGCGGCCAATCCGGCCATGATTACCCTGCTACGGGGCCAGCCCGTGACCGGTCTGCTGCGGCCACCCTATCGGCCACCCTCTCTTGACGGCGTCTGGCTGCACGAAGCCGGACTGCCGCCGCTGTATCTGCTGCCGGCGGTCAGTGGTTTTGTCGGCGGTGATCTGCTGGCCTACGTTTACGGCCAGCTGCCCCTGGTGGGACCAACCCTGCTGATCGATGTCGGTACCAATGGCGAGATGGCTTTGTGGGACGGGCAGGCTTGGTGGTGCAGTTCGGTGGCGGCCGGGCCGACCTTCGAGGGTGCACATCTGGCCTGTGGCATGCGGGCCGAGGCCGGCGCGGTTTATGACGTGGCGGTGGAGGAAGATCGCCTGCGCTTGCGGGTGATCGGCGATGGCCTGCCGCGCGGCCTGTGCGGCAGCGGGCTGACGGCGGCGATTGGCGCGGCGGTGGCCGCCGGCCTGGTGGGCGCGGACGGTGGCCTGCGGCCCGCCGCAGCCATCGACAGCAATCTGGCGCGTTATCTGTGTCAGGACGCTGGTCAGCCGGCCCTGTGTCTCTATCGTGACGCCCGTTGCCAGTTGCTGATCCGCCAGGAAGAGATTCGCCAGTTTCAGCTGGCCAAGGGGGCGCTGCATGCCGGTGCCGAGTGTTTGCTGGAACGGGCCGGACTGGCGCCGCCGGCGCTCGAAAGGGTGTTGCTCAGTGGCGCCCTGGGGCAGGCGCTGGCGCCGCAGACCCTGAAAAACGTTGCCCTGCTGCCGGAATACATGATAAAAAAAGTAAGATTTGTGGGCGCCGGAGTCCTCGTCGGACTCGGGCGCCTTGCTGTCCGGCCCGAGGGGCTGGCGGAGCTCGACGCGTTGCGCCGGGCCATGCGGCCCTATCCGCTGTCGGGCACACCAGCCTTCGAGCAGGCCTTTCTGGCGGCTCTCGATTTCGCCAGCGGGCCAGCCTGA
- the rpsP gene encoding 30S ribosomal protein S16 translates to MSVKIRLARGGAKKKPFYQIVVADERCPRDGRYVENLGQYDPRLTDNKVTINKERALAWLNRGAQPSQTVLSLLRQTGVWSTFKGTPKA, encoded by the coding sequence ATGTCCGTCAAGATCAGATTAGCCCGTGGTGGTGCTAAGAAGAAACCCTTTTACCAGATTGTCGTCGCCGACGAGCGTTGTCCGCGCGATGGCCGTTATGTCGAGAACCTTGGCCAGTACGATCCGCGGCTGACCGACAACAAGGTGACAATCAACAAAGAGCGGGCTCTGGCCTGGCTGAATCGCGGCGCCCAGCCGTCTCAGACCGTGCTGAGCCTGTTGCGCCAGACGGGCGTGTGGAGCACCTTCAAGGGCACACCCAAGGCCTAG
- a CDS encoding DciA family protein, translating into MSRNNRGRATPERSRDILNQLFGSLGIRNRIEQHAIWQLWDQTVGRTIACHARPVRLRQQILEVEVDHPVWMQQLQLLKPRLLASLNAQLGDHPIEGIFLRRRPVATRLQRIEHKETLPELNSLELAAISRLTAAIADPQVRAALQRLIQAHQRRHKAERLRQQLRS; encoded by the coding sequence ATGAGCCGTAACAACCGTGGGCGTGCCACGCCGGAACGCAGCCGCGATATCCTCAACCAGCTGTTCGGCTCGCTGGGCATTCGCAACCGCATTGAGCAACACGCCATCTGGCAACTGTGGGACCAGACGGTCGGTCGGACCATCGCCTGCCATGCCCGGCCGGTACGTCTGCGCCAGCAGATTCTGGAGGTTGAGGTTGACCATCCAGTCTGGATGCAGCAGCTGCAACTCCTCAAACCGCGCCTGCTCGCCAGCCTCAACGCCCAGCTCGGCGACCATCCCATCGAGGGCATCTTTCTGCGCCGCCGACCGGTAGCCACCCGTCTTCAGCGCATTGAGCACAAGGAAACGCTGCCCGAACTCAACAGCCTGGAACTGGCTGCCATCTCCCGCCTGACCGCCGCCATCGCCGACCCACAGGTGCGAGCCGCCCTGCAGCGCCTGATCCAAGCCCACCAGCGCCGCCACAAGGCCGAGCGTCTGCGTCAGCAACTGCGCTCCTAG